The Aminivibrio sp. genome segment GGTTTCCATAAGCCCTTCAGCGGTCTGAAGGCCCGTTCCGGGGTCCCAGCCCCGTTCACGGTAGAACTCGTCGAGCACCTTCTCAAAGGACGGCCTGTCCATCACCGCTCCCGCATAGGGACCGAAGGTGAGGGGCTCCTCCATAACCCTGGCCGGCAGAATGTCGTCTTTTCTGCCGAATCCGGCATGGACCGTGTTGAAGGCTTTTTCGGCCTCGACGATACGCCGTCCCCTTCTCCAGATCTCTTCGGGAGTCAGCCCTTCGCAGCCGAAGGCCTCAAGGGCGCGGGAAAGGGGCTGAATATCCGCCAGAGCGGGATCGTACCACCCGGAGGCAAAATAGCACATCCCCGCCGAGTCGACGATGGCCTTGTAGATTTCGTACCAGGCCACGAGCTTTCCCTTCCCCTCGTAGGATCCGGGCACTCCCGCGTTTTCGTTGCCGAAGAGCCATTGCCCGGTCCAGGATGGAATCTGCCTGTTTTCCGTCTGGGGCGAGCCGTTGAGGTGTCCTCCTCCCCTGGCGCTTACCGCCATGCCGAACCCCCATGCCTTGTGGGACCGGACGCCCTGCTCGTTCAGCCCGACACCCTTGACGTGCATGGCGAACTGTTCGCTGCCCCGGCCCACAGTTTTCGCCGCCTCGAGAACACCTTCGCCGAGCAGGCGGCCGAATCCCTTGCGTTCGGCGATCATCCCGATAAGGGCAAGGATCGACTCCCCGTTTCCCCAGCGGAGCTCCAGGCCGTCCGTGTCCGCAGGGCCGAGAATCCCCCGCTCGAAACACTCTATGGCCCAGCCGAGGGCAGCGGCGACGCCGTCCACGTCAAGACCGGAATCGTTGCAGAGCCTGTGGGCCTCGAGAAGGGCGGCAGGGTCGTCCAGGTCGAGGTTGGACCCCAGCCCCCGGACCGAGTTTGCATGCATGCCCTCCACCTCGATCCTCTTTCCGTCCCGTTCCGTTTCGTAGAGATGGAGACAGGAGAGAGGGCAGTTCCAGCAGGAGGTCCGCTTCTTCTCCATGGGACGGAAGGCTGCCTCGCTGATGCGGGCTGACTTTTCACCGTCCCAGAATTCTTCCTGGAGGTTCCTCACCGAGGTGGGGACTTTGCCGCTCCATCCGCCCACGCCCGCCATGCCGTGGGTCCCCCCGGCCCGAAGGGCGGCCGACGCTGACGACGCCCTGAGTATCCAGGAATACCGGCGGCTCTCGGAAAGAAAGGCGGCCTCGTCCGCCGCTTTCGGGACGCCCCTCCCCGAGGCGGCCACGGCCTTGAGGTTCTTGAACCCCATGACGGCGCCGGATCCCCCCCACGCCAGGGCGTGAGCCCCGCCGATCATGACGCAGGACACAGCGGCGAGCCGTTCGCCGGCGATGCCTATGGACGCCGTCTCCGCCTCAGGATCGCCGGTCACTGTCCGGACAGCGTCCGCCGCTTCGGAGACGGAAAGCCCCCAGAGATCCGAACCGTCCCGGATTTCCACCTGTCCGTCCTTCAGCAGAATCCAGCAGGGAGAGGAGGCCCGCCCGGAGATCACCAGGGCGTCGAACCCTGCCTGCCGGAACTTCGGCCCAAGGTTTCCGCCGCCGCTGGACGTAGAGATGCCGCCGCTCAGGACGTTCTTCGTCACCAGGGCGATCCTGGAGCTTCCGGGAAAGGACGTCCCGGTGAGGCTTCCCGCCGCGAACACGAGAAGGTTTTCAGCGGACAGGGGGGCCGCCTCAGGTCCAACGCCCCGAAGAAGCTCGAACACGCCGAATCCACGGCCGCCGAGGTTCCCGTAAAAATCAGGCGTTTCCCGGATTTCCACCCTTTTATCCGTCAGGCCGACCCAGGCAACCCTTCCCGTTTTAGTTTCCGGCACATCCGTCACATCCTTTGTTGCTCTTTTTCTGTCATCATGGAGCCCGGGGTGCAACCGGCCATTGTAAGCGACCGGTTGCACTAAAAGGTTCTACCACAGGTCCCGGAGAATTACTTCCATTCCTTGATGGCGTTCTTGTAGGACTGCTCCATGGCGTAGGGGTATTCCCAGAGATCCGTCTCTCCCTTTTTCTTCGCCTGGATGGCCTTGTAGACCCGCTCCCTTCCGAGGGGGTAACTGTGGATCCTGATCCCCAGGGCATCGAAGAGGGCGTTGTCCATGGCCGGAGCGGGAGAGATCATGGAGTGTTCTCCCACTCCCCTGTTGCCGTAGGGAGAGAGCTCTTCCGGAGTTTCCTCCCAGAAGGCGTCCAGGTCGGGGGGCACGTCAAGCGCCGTGGCAATCTTGTAGTCCGTGAAGTCGGGGGTGAGGAGCCTGCCGTGTTCGTCGTAGTACATGCCCTCCATGAGCCCCGCCGATATGCCCTGGACGGTGCCCCCCTCGATCTGTCCCTTCACGTTGACGGGAGAGATGGCCTTCCCCACGTCATACCCCGCGGAGACCTTGTTCACTTCCACGGCTCCGGTGGCGGGATCCACCTCCACGTCGATCCCCACGGCTCCCACGGTGAAGTGGACAACGCTCTTGGGAGACTGTCCCGTCTCGGGGTCGGGGTAGATCACATCAGGCGGCACGAAACTGCCCGTGCCGATCACAGGGCCGCCCTTGTAGTTTCCGTCGGGCATGAGGAATCCGTTCTGTATACGTTCGTCGAAGGGTTCCGCCTTGCCTTTCTTTCTGCATTTCACGATTCCGTGCTCGATGGTGATGCTCTCCGGTTCCACCTGCCAGTACTCGGCGTAGAGGGCGAGGATCTTCTGCCGAACATCCGCCGCCGCCCGCTTCACCGCCATGCCCATGGACCAGCATGAGCGGCTGGCCACCGTCTGCCAGTCGTAGGGGTGGCTCTGGGTATCAGGGTAGAGGCACTTGATTTTCTCGACGGGGATGCCCAGTTCTTCGGAGACCATCTGGGAATAGGCCGTGTAGGCCCCCTGCCCCATGTCCATGGTGGCGGCCAGAACCTCCACCGTTCCGTCTCCCAGTATCTTGACTATGGCC includes the following:
- a CDS encoding aldehyde ferredoxin oxidoreductase family protein, encoding MPETKTGRVAWVGLTDKRVEIRETPDFYGNLGGRGFGVFELLRGVGPEAAPLSAENLLVFAAGSLTGTSFPGSSRIALVTKNVLSGGISTSSGGGNLGPKFRQAGFDALVISGRASSPCWILLKDGQVEIRDGSDLWGLSVSEAADAVRTVTGDPEAETASIGIAGERLAAVSCVMIGGAHALAWGGSGAVMGFKNLKAVAASGRGVPKAADEAAFLSESRRYSWILRASSASAALRAGGTHGMAGVGGWSGKVPTSVRNLQEEFWDGEKSARISEAAFRPMEKKRTSCWNCPLSCLHLYETERDGKRIEVEGMHANSVRGLGSNLDLDDPAALLEAHRLCNDSGLDVDGVAAALGWAIECFERGILGPADTDGLELRWGNGESILALIGMIAERKGFGRLLGEGVLEAAKTVGRGSEQFAMHVKGVGLNEQGVRSHKAWGFGMAVSARGGGHLNGSPQTENRQIPSWTGQWLFGNENAGVPGSYEGKGKLVAWYEIYKAIVDSAGMCYFASGWYDPALADIQPLSRALEAFGCEGLTPEEIWRRGRRIVEAEKAFNTVHAGFGRKDDILPARVMEEPLTFGPYAGAVMDRPSFEKVLDEFYRERGWDPGTGLQTAEGLMETGAPDIAEYLRKGRWPETS